The genomic DNA TATTTTTAGCGACTGATTTTAAAAGCATCTTTTTACCATAGAAGATAAAGTATATGGATAAAAGACCTAAAACGATAGCTTCGATTAATATCAGTGTTGGATCAGCATCAGCAACCACAAAAATAAGTAATGCGCATAAAGAGATAATAGGCATTAAGAGTCTTAACAATAATATTGCTTTCTTACCATTTGCACTATGTGTTATGTGGTATTGATTAAATCTGATGTAGTCTTGTTCTGTTAAAACGATTCTGTATTCAAGCATTTTGTGTCCTCCCATAATTTCTATAACTGATAACATTGGTTTGATAATACTAAAACTTGATTGTTTCTCTGGTTATGAATAATTGGTTACTAATTTAGCTCATGTAATTTCCCAGTGTCGTATGTACTAAGGATATTTTCTATCATAAAAATTTCTCTTTGTTATAATTATTGGCTAATCGTATAACAATGATCATGTTTACATTCTCTTATTGCGTTGAAAAATCCATATTGCTTGCAAAATGGACCTTGTGTGTATTAAAGAAACATCTAAATCAGCCAAATTATGTTTACCTTTACATGGTTGAAAAAAATCTAAAATACCAA from bacterium includes the following:
- a CDS encoding YcxB family protein, encoding MLEYRIVLTEQDYIRFNQYHITHSANGKKAILLLRLLMPIISLCALLIFVVADADPTLILIEAIVLGLLSIYFIFYGKKMLLKSVAKN